One window of the Candidatus Bathyarchaeota archaeon genome contains the following:
- a CDS encoding CoA-binding protein: MDTFFNPKSVAVVGASKKIYKAGHVIFKNFAENKRRGVFKGELYPVNPHETHILGYKTYPSLAKIHGEIELVVIVVPAVAVLSVMKDAAAKSVKVAVIITAGFSEIGKTELENAVVSVANEANIRILGPNCLGVYDISTGVDMLFLPETKVLTTGDEFIATPRPMAGHLAMITQSGAFGVAALDYLSGMQMGVSKFVSFGNKCDVAEAEMLEYFLHDDETWVILLYAEAIEAGREFMKAAEKVTKRKPIVALKSGRTKAGARAAASHTGAIAGSDKIYDAAFAQVGVIRVKDMEEFFDVGKAFTFQPPAAGNSIGILTDAGGPSVMAVDECELRGLMVKTLSDEVLEKFEKLKREGGLPKFATNLNPVDITGSATSEMFELSARILLDAPEVDGLIVLGLHHTPALQEDFVDRIANLAKSYTKPVVACDIGETEMALFIRSRFEKLGIPAYSTPEDAARAMTALVYYGEYLRKIDCFDDYLEIYAKRHGVSF; the protein is encoded by the coding sequence ATGGACACGTTTTTCAACCCGAAATCAGTTGCAGTAGTTGGCGCCTCCAAAAAAATCTACAAGGCGGGGCATGTAATTTTCAAGAACTTCGCTGAAAACAAGCGAAGAGGTGTATTTAAGGGAGAGTTATATCCAGTCAACCCCCATGAAACCCACATTCTGGGATACAAAACTTATCCTTCATTAGCCAAGATACATGGGGAAATCGAGCTTGTTGTAATTGTTGTGCCCGCTGTGGCTGTTCTCAGCGTTATGAAAGATGCTGCTGCAAAAAGCGTCAAAGTTGCAGTGATAATTACCGCTGGATTCAGCGAAATTGGAAAGACTGAACTTGAAAACGCTGTAGTTTCAGTTGCAAATGAAGCTAACATTCGAATTTTAGGACCTAACTGCCTTGGCGTCTACGACATAAGCACTGGAGTCGACATGTTGTTCTTACCAGAAACAAAAGTGTTAACAACTGGGGACGAATTCATAGCAACCCCTCGCCCTATGGCGGGACATCTTGCAATGATTACTCAAAGTGGCGCTTTTGGTGTTGCTGCACTTGATTACTTGAGTGGAATGCAGATGGGTGTAAGCAAGTTCGTGAGTTTCGGAAATAAATGTGATGTAGCTGAGGCTGAAATGCTTGAATACTTTCTTCATGACGACGAAACGTGGGTGATACTTCTTTATGCTGAAGCCATAGAAGCTGGTAGGGAATTCATGAAAGCTGCGGAGAAAGTTACAAAAAGAAAGCCAATAGTTGCCTTAAAGAGCGGGAGAACTAAGGCTGGTGCTAGAGCTGCTGCTTCTCATACAGGAGCCATTGCAGGATCGGACAAAATCTATGATGCGGCTTTTGCTCAAGTGGGTGTCATTCGCGTTAAGGATATGGAGGAGTTTTTTGATGTTGGCAAAGCTTTTACTTTTCAGCCGCCGGCTGCTGGAAATAGCATTGGAATTCTTACTGATGCGGGAGGGCCAAGTGTGATGGCTGTTGATGAGTGTGAGTTACGGGGTTTAATGGTTAAAACGTTATCTGATGAGGTTCTTGAAAAGTTTGAAAAGTTGAAACGGGAGGGAGGGCTGCCCAAGTTTGCGACCAACTTGAATCCGGTTGATATTACGGGTTCTGCAACTTCTGAGATGTTTGAGCTCTCAGCAAGGATTTTGTTAGATGCACCTGAAGTTGACGGTTTAATTGTGTTGGGTTTGCATCATACTCCCGCTTTGCAGGAAGATTTTGTGGACCGAATAGCGAATTTGGCGAAGAGTTATACGAAGCCTGTTGTTGCCTGTGACATTGGAGAGACAGAGATGGCATTGTTTATCCGTTCAAGATTTGAAAAGCTGGGAATTCCGGCTTACTCTACACCGGAAGACGCGGCGCGAGCGATGACTGCGTTGGTGTATTATGGCGAGTATTTGAGGAAGATAGATTGCTTTGATGATTATTTGGAGATCTATGCGAAGAGACATGGCGTTAGCTTTTGA
- a CDS encoding CTP-dependent riboflavin kinase: MNTVTIKGTVFSGEGTGSQFVRIPWATKQIKEKLSFNPYFGTLNIHLQKRETKKLEKILKESKGTKIIPAEGFSQAQCFNVLIMNKIKGAIVLPEKTNHPPNVLEIIAPVHLRNTLSLKDSDEVKLTIYLDTNIKS, translated from the coding sequence ATGAACACAGTCACAATAAAAGGAACAGTATTCAGCGGCGAAGGAACTGGAAGCCAATTTGTCAGAATCCCTTGGGCAACAAAGCAAATCAAAGAAAAACTAAGCTTCAACCCTTACTTTGGAACATTAAACATTCACCTTCAAAAAAGAGAAACAAAAAAACTAGAAAAAATCTTAAAAGAGTCTAAAGGCACCAAAATCATCCCAGCAGAGGGTTTCTCTCAAGCCCAATGCTTCAACGTATTGATAATGAACAAAATCAAAGGAGCCATTGTCCTCCCCGAAAAAACAAACCATCCACCCAACGTCCTAGAAATCATTGCACCAGTTCATCTACGCAACACACTATCGCTAAAGGACAGCGACGAAGTCAAACTAACAATATACTTAGACACCAACATCAAAAGCTAA
- a CDS encoding glycosyltransferase family 2 protein has product MAVPKPKTNRLYYPLLVLPFILAFASWWGFPVLAQWLSMTVFGYEPLLQPAGWLWHATVALYYSWFTFLAIGVGGLLAVSAWLSRRHAKRQNVGFYPMVSFVVPAFNEEKKLPRCIDSLFRCATEYPGPVEVIVIDDGSIDAGYEVAFASLQLNTRRHPKVKGRVVRHMANLGKTEALRTGVNRALGQVVAVVDADSWWHKDALRGLVEYMLRNGKVAVTGYVHPSDGEAEANPLVVLQQLEYSQGLSVFRCAQALGNAVLVVPGAIGLFRADVLRDILNSRRLKSVTEDSEITLELQKRGYGVGYLNAARCGTIAPRDLDSFWSQRLRWFVGWLHNVLGVHRDILLERRWLSLLLWYCLVVEYFGAFVEFAAVISFPLLFWFAPDRILFVLNLLWFGGYALLVGMMAQAVALRFAYGEYNHKWLLYYTPFYSILWFVNLWARMFSVVKYASGYRGNWHTTKRRTTKQLTRH; this is encoded by the coding sequence GTGGCGGTTCCAAAGCCAAAAACCAATCGTCTCTATTATCCACTATTAGTGCTACCTTTCATCTTGGCATTCGCTTCCTGGTGGGGCTTCCCCGTCTTGGCTCAGTGGCTATCAATGACAGTGTTTGGATACGAGCCTTTGCTTCAGCCCGCAGGTTGGCTATGGCATGCCACTGTTGCACTATATTATTCATGGTTTACTTTCCTAGCCATCGGAGTTGGAGGCTTGTTAGCGGTTAGCGCATGGCTGTCACGGCGCCACGCGAAGCGACAGAATGTTGGATTTTATCCTATGGTATCATTTGTCGTGCCAGCCTTTAATGAGGAGAAAAAGTTGCCACGGTGCATTGACAGCTTGTTCCGGTGTGCAACTGAGTATCCTGGACCTGTAGAGGTTATTGTCATAGATGACGGAAGTATTGATGCTGGTTATGAGGTGGCCTTTGCAAGTTTACAGTTGAACACGCGGCGGCATCCGAAGGTTAAGGGGCGAGTTGTGCGGCATATGGCGAATTTAGGGAAGACTGAGGCTTTGCGAACCGGCGTGAATCGTGCTTTGGGCCAAGTTGTTGCGGTTGTGGATGCAGATTCTTGGTGGCATAAGGACGCGCTGCGAGGTCTAGTGGAATATATGCTTAGAAATGGAAAGGTAGCGGTTACTGGTTATGTTCATCCCAGCGACGGCGAGGCTGAGGCTAATCCGCTTGTAGTTTTGCAGCAGCTAGAATATAGTCAAGGGCTAAGCGTTTTTCGGTGTGCACAGGCCTTGGGAAACGCTGTCTTAGTAGTTCCCGGGGCGATTGGACTATTTAGGGCAGATGTACTCAGGGACATTTTGAATAGTAGAAGGTTGAAATCGGTCACCGAGGATTCTGAGATTACATTGGAGCTGCAAAAGCGCGGTTACGGAGTGGGATATTTGAATGCAGCGCGGTGCGGAACTATTGCACCCAGAGATCTTGATAGCTTTTGGAGTCAGCGGCTTCGATGGTTCGTTGGCTGGCTGCACAACGTATTAGGGGTTCATCGAGATATTTTGCTGGAGAGACGTTGGCTAAGTTTGCTCCTATGGTATTGTCTAGTTGTGGAATATTTTGGGGCCTTCGTGGAGTTCGCCGCAGTCATCAGTTTCCCGCTTTTGTTCTGGTTTGCACCCGACAGGATTCTGTTTGTACTCAACCTGCTGTGGTTCGGCGGTTATGCGTTACTCGTAGGCATGATGGCTCAGGCGGTTGCGCTGCGGTTTGCGTATGGAGAGTATAATCACAAGTGGCTGTTGTATTATACACCGTTTTATTCGATTTTGTGGTTCGTCAACTTGTGGGCGCGGATGTTTAGCGTAGTGAAGTATGCCTCTGGGTATAGAGGGAACTGGCACACAACAAAACGAAGAACAACCAAACAGCTAACCCGCCATTAA
- a CDS encoding PIN domain-containing protein — MKNKQSTLSILLDTSFILPTLGINVGKEVSKGLKKLDETNAKIYYSQFSILESLWVTSRFLTSQTFNEERFKIGLKSIMKADRYTKVDENPEIFNEALRLQKLGHKDMIDNILYSTSLHLNLKLLTLDTQLKKFIGDKGLKDTLISPNQITKPS, encoded by the coding sequence TTGAAGAACAAGCAATCCACACTAAGCATTCTCCTTGACACATCATTTATACTTCCAACCCTTGGAATAAACGTAGGCAAAGAGGTTTCAAAGGGACTGAAAAAACTTGATGAAACAAACGCAAAAATATACTATTCCCAATTCAGCATTTTAGAATCACTATGGGTAACATCCAGATTTTTAACATCACAAACATTCAACGAAGAACGCTTCAAAATCGGCCTCAAAAGCATAATGAAAGCCGACAGATACACGAAGGTAGATGAAAACCCAGAAATATTCAACGAAGCCTTGAGACTACAGAAACTGGGCCACAAGGACATGATAGACAACATATTATACTCAACCTCGCTCCACCTCAACCTCAAACTCTTAACATTAGACACACAACTCAAAAAGTTCATCGGCGATAAAGGGCTGAAAGACACACTAATATCGCCAAACCAAATAACTAAACCATCATAA
- a CDS encoding AbrB/MazE/SpoVT family DNA-binding domain-containing protein, with translation MSLTMQTRIGKKYAIYIPKAVVKTLGLKEGQKISLRIVGNTLVIESIQDPIHLALSGERFASITHDQIEEISIEEQAIHTKHSP, from the coding sequence TTGAGTCTGACTATGCAAACCCGAATCGGAAAAAAATACGCCATCTACATACCGAAGGCCGTGGTCAAGACCCTCGGACTAAAAGAAGGACAAAAAATATCACTACGAATCGTTGGAAACACACTCGTCATAGAAAGTATCCAAGATCCTATTCACCTGGCCCTTTCAGGCGAAAGGTTTGCATCCATAACCCACGATCAAATCGAGGAAATAAGCATTGAAGAACAAGCAATCCACACTAAGCATTCTCCTTGA
- a CDS encoding exosortase/archaeosortase family protein translates to MKKVAVFAKAAGFIGFYRLYILSAFLILLTIVIVYWRDFEILVNEALQSEATSHIILVPFFVGFLLYQKKDLVKASFILEKFRKKTVAKYLDEVVGVALCLVAFLFYWYGSYTFYPLEYHLFSLPIFIAGTILILFSWKTFLVLIFPILFLLFLIPIPAEITYTIGGVMANFNTQTSYTLLSALGLPVTLQSSYGPPTIAVATSSGQLIYFAIDVPCSGIYSLTAFIMFATFLAYIVIAPLFKKAALFVLGFLVFEATNIFRITTIVSIGYWLGEEIAMIIFHTVTGWLLILVGMLFILFVTEKLWKVQIFQSSQGQQTCSMCNTSLKNLETFCSKCERFLGSTYSKISSKFWAKLILLLLGTYLVTLSIQAPTFAIAQGVIEVTSSSSWENATNVFPEIPDYQLRFLYRDTNYEKIAGQDASLLYAYFPTNMSNPTIYVDLGVASTISNLHSWEVCLITWQTSQGRYPLVSVLDKRDTQLLQDVPIIARYLVFETPANYTQVTLYWYEKATFNTGLTVEQKYVRISLIIMTLNSTMYPQFENELLTFGQSIASYWEPLKSQSLISIGIPMQQMLLGLAIAFVAVTKTAEYTNEWRKKSNNLRIFNNFASKDEKLVLQTIQELFKEKKIVQTKTIASTLTSKTDTALERSNLINILNRLEEYGLVRRDIVNIRGKPVLVWKP, encoded by the coding sequence ATGAAAAAAGTTGCAGTATTCGCAAAAGCAGCGGGGTTTATTGGATTTTACCGTTTGTACATTCTCTCGGCATTTTTAATACTGTTAACTATTGTTATCGTGTATTGGCGTGACTTCGAAATTCTTGTAAACGAAGCCTTACAGAGCGAAGCTACAAGCCACATCATTTTAGTTCCTTTCTTCGTAGGCTTTCTTCTGTACCAAAAGAAAGATTTGGTAAAGGCTTCATTTATCTTGGAAAAGTTTCGTAAAAAAACGGTGGCTAAGTATTTAGATGAAGTTGTAGGTGTAGCTTTGTGCCTTGTCGCCTTCCTCTTTTACTGGTACGGCTCTTACACCTTCTATCCGTTGGAGTATCATCTTTTTTCCCTTCCCATATTCATCGCAGGCACAATATTGATCTTGTTCAGCTGGAAAACTTTCCTTGTACTAATCTTCCCCATTCTCTTTCTATTATTTCTCATACCCATCCCCGCAGAAATCACATACACCATCGGAGGAGTCATGGCTAACTTCAACACCCAAACATCCTACACATTACTAAGCGCTCTAGGTTTACCAGTTACCCTGCAATCTTCCTACGGGCCACCAACGATTGCAGTTGCCACTTCTTCAGGTCAACTCATCTATTTCGCAATAGATGTACCATGCTCAGGAATATACTCGCTAACCGCTTTCATAATGTTCGCCACTTTCTTGGCATATATCGTGATTGCCCCACTTTTCAAAAAAGCTGCTCTATTCGTACTCGGCTTTCTAGTCTTTGAAGCAACGAACATCTTTCGCATAACAACGATTGTCTCTATAGGATACTGGCTCGGCGAAGAAATTGCTATGATAATATTCCACACCGTTACTGGGTGGTTGCTAATTCTCGTTGGAATGCTCTTCATTCTCTTCGTAACAGAAAAACTCTGGAAAGTGCAAATCTTCCAATCATCACAAGGCCAACAAACATGTTCAATGTGTAACACAAGCCTGAAAAACCTTGAGACTTTCTGTTCGAAATGCGAAAGGTTTCTAGGCTCGACTTACTCAAAAATTTCTTCAAAGTTTTGGGCAAAACTCATCCTTCTCTTGCTCGGCACTTACCTCGTTACCCTGAGCATCCAAGCACCCACATTCGCCATTGCACAAGGAGTTATAGAAGTTACATCGAGTTCAAGCTGGGAAAACGCTACAAACGTTTTTCCAGAAATCCCGGACTACCAACTAAGGTTTCTTTACCGAGACACAAACTACGAAAAAATAGCCGGTCAAGATGCCTCACTTCTCTACGCCTACTTTCCAACCAACATGTCAAACCCAACAATATACGTAGACTTAGGCGTTGCCAGCACCATCTCAAACCTCCACAGTTGGGAAGTATGCCTAATAACATGGCAAACCTCCCAGGGTCGCTATCCTCTCGTATCTGTGTTAGATAAAAGAGACACACAACTGCTGCAAGACGTCCCAATCATCGCACGCTATCTAGTTTTTGAAACCCCTGCCAACTATACTCAAGTTACTCTTTATTGGTACGAAAAAGCAACATTCAACACAGGCCTCACAGTAGAGCAAAAATATGTTCGAATCAGCTTAATCATCATGACACTCAACTCCACAATGTATCCACAATTTGAAAACGAACTACTAACATTCGGACAATCCATCGCATCCTACTGGGAACCACTTAAAAGCCAATCTCTAATCTCCATTGGCATTCCCATGCAACAAATGCTCCTAGGTTTGGCAATTGCTTTTGTGGCAGTCACAAAAACTGCAGAATACACGAATGAATGGAGAAAGAAAAGCAACAACTTAAGAATCTTTAACAATTTTGCCTCAAAAGACGAAAAACTTGTGCTCCAGACAATCCAAGAGTTATTCAAAGAGAAAAAAATCGTGCAAACCAAAACTATAGCTTCAACCTTAACTTCAAAGACTGACACAGCCCTGGAGCGTAGCAATCTGATTAACATATTGAATCGATTAGAAGAATACGGACTTGTCAGAAGAGACATCGTTAACATTCGCGGCAAACCCGTCCTAGTGTGGAAACCGTAA
- a CDS encoding glycosyltransferase family 2 protein — protein MRNKLNKGESETQMQPEANPMISVVIPAFNEEKNIADIIAQTEDSLNSLNLTYEVIVIDDGSNDKTRHYASNNGAKLISYLTNHGKGYAIRKGLANARGQILVTLDADGSHRPDEIPKLIKPLLYGADVVIGSRFLGTHGKEVTSKLHTFGNHLFNILILLLTKKKITDSQTGFRAFKRKVLKGIELFSNGYEIESELTIKTLKNGFKVIEEPITCDKRKNGLSKLNTFSDGFTILKTILKANFI, from the coding sequence TTGAGAAACAAACTGAATAAGGGAGAAAGCGAGACACAGATGCAACCAGAAGCCAATCCGATGATTTCGGTAGTAATTCCCGCATTCAACGAGGAGAAGAACATAGCGGATATCATCGCGCAAACAGAAGACTCTTTGAACTCTCTAAACCTTACCTACGAAGTCATCGTCATTGACGACGGCTCCAATGACAAAACGCGACATTATGCTTCAAACAATGGAGCTAAATTGATAAGCTACCTGACCAACCACGGTAAAGGCTACGCAATTAGAAAAGGACTGGCAAATGCAAGAGGACAAATTCTGGTTACATTGGACGCTGACGGCTCTCACAGACCAGACGAGATACCAAAATTAATCAAGCCCCTGCTTTATGGCGCTGACGTTGTTATCGGATCGAGATTTCTTGGGACCCATGGAAAAGAAGTAACATCCAAACTTCACACCTTCGGTAATCATTTGTTCAACATTCTAATACTGCTTCTTACAAAAAAGAAAATCACGGACAGCCAAACTGGTTTCAGAGCTTTCAAAAGAAAAGTGCTAAAAGGAATCGAATTATTCTCTAACGGTTATGAAATAGAAAGTGAACTTACCATTAAAACACTCAAGAATGGCTTCAAGGTTATAGAAGAGCCCATAACTTGCGACAAAAGAAAAAACGGTCTCTCGAAACTAAATACCTTTTCAGATGGCTTTACAATCCTCAAGACAATTCTCAAAGCAAACTTCATCTAA
- a CDS encoding type II toxin-antitoxin system VapC family toxin: MSYVFDSSSIFRAIKENLVEVLAGNYTLELTRYELGNVLWKENTLHRRVNSKELTKLAKIVKKVLNLMEISTISCREEEILRIAEKLKLTFYDASYICYAKDKKLPLTTEDAGIIDKAKPYIKVLKLDELI, translated from the coding sequence ATGAGCTACGTGTTCGATTCCTCTTCAATATTCAGGGCCATAAAAGAGAATTTGGTAGAAGTCTTGGCTGGAAACTACACTCTAGAATTGACAAGATATGAGTTGGGAAACGTCTTATGGAAAGAGAACACCTTGCATAGACGAGTTAATAGCAAAGAATTAACAAAGCTCGCTAAGATAGTTAAAAAAGTGCTTAACTTGATGGAAATATCAACGATAAGTTGCCGCGAGGAAGAAATATTACGCATAGCTGAAAAGTTAAAATTGACATTTTACGACGCATCCTACATATGCTATGCCAAAGACAAAAAGCTGCCCTTAACAACAGAAGATGCAGGCATAATAGATAAAGCAAAACCCTACATTAAGGTTTTGAAGCTCGACGAGCTAATTTGA
- a CDS encoding DUF2061 domain-containing protein: MESKKRSVMKSITWRLLGIIILGGITWFLTESWEITATVTILFHVIRVILYYFHERLWDGIDWGLKDKNELTEKEKKRMMKRLRRLGYID; encoded by the coding sequence ATGGAGAGTAAAAAAAGATCTGTAATGAAGTCAATCACTTGGAGATTGCTGGGTATCATCATTCTCGGAGGGATAACTTGGTTTCTCACAGAAAGTTGGGAAATCACCGCAACTGTGACCATACTATTTCATGTTATAAGAGTAATTCTATACTATTTCCATGAAAGGTTGTGGGATGGAATTGACTGGGGGCTTAAGGATAAAAATGAGTTGACAGAGAAAGAAAAGAAGAGAATGATGAAAAGATTGAGACGCCTTGGGTATATAGATTAG
- a CDS encoding DHH family phosphoesterase produces the protein MKLAPLENWIKIIKQSETMLSHIFTENSAFLLFHDDADGCCAAAILLNLVSKRAKHGFLDFASPENHSVELTPRLLEKLQGKSPSFIVSLDLALTKSVEKIKTLLSFLKAHILIYDHHIQSKSLRWSDRCTHINPLNFNLGNIPAAHYSYVLYKNYMKENDVCWVAAVGVVADYRAKECRDLLQEVRNRYPSLYPFETINQATALRSPLMTMAHLVNAGYQHSDYSGAKIAVEALNEALQLDDPTMLLEGKTEKATLLHRYRKEVDKELSKYLEQFDSKAEFHSDSQLAVYSIKPKFNITSQIATQLQHNNPNTTIAVISPETQETMKVSLRRGSKVKTDLATLAESTTTGLVQASGGGHRDAAGCILRNEDIDLWKKNTLQYLRTSARSNCL, from the coding sequence TTGAAGTTGGCTCCTTTGGAAAACTGGATAAAAATCATCAAACAGTCAGAAACAATGTTATCCCATATTTTCACAGAAAACTCTGCCTTCTTACTCTTTCACGACGACGCTGACGGTTGCTGTGCTGCTGCCATTCTTCTTAATTTAGTATCAAAACGAGCCAAGCATGGGTTCCTTGATTTCGCCTCGCCAGAGAATCATTCAGTTGAGTTGACACCGAGACTTCTTGAAAAACTTCAAGGAAAAAGTCCAAGTTTCATAGTTTCGCTTGATCTTGCACTTACAAAGTCAGTAGAGAAAATTAAGACACTTCTAAGCTTTCTTAAGGCACACATACTGATATATGACCACCATATTCAATCAAAATCTCTCAGATGGTCTGACAGATGCACCCACATAAACCCGTTAAACTTTAACCTTGGAAACATACCAGCAGCCCATTATTCCTATGTCTTATACAAAAATTACATGAAGGAAAATGATGTGTGCTGGGTGGCTGCTGTAGGCGTAGTTGCAGATTATCGGGCTAAAGAATGCAGAGACTTGTTACAGGAAGTGAGGAATCGTTATCCTTCGCTTTATCCTTTCGAAACCATCAACCAGGCAACGGCCCTTCGCTCGCCTCTAATGACCATGGCGCACCTTGTTAACGCTGGCTATCAACATTCAGACTATTCAGGAGCAAAAATAGCAGTGGAAGCATTGAATGAAGCCTTGCAGTTGGACGATCCAACAATGTTACTTGAAGGCAAAACGGAAAAAGCCACGCTTCTCCATAGGTATAGAAAGGAAGTTGACAAAGAGCTAAGTAAATATCTAGAACAGTTTGACTCTAAAGCCGAGTTCCACTCAGACTCCCAACTAGCGGTTTACTCCATAAAACCAAAGTTTAACATCACCAGCCAAATAGCCACGCAACTGCAACACAATAACCCAAACACAACCATTGCCGTCATATCTCCTGAAACTCAGGAAACAATGAAAGTATCTTTGCGAAGAGGAAGCAAAGTAAAAACTGATCTAGCCACTTTAGCTGAATCAACCACTACTGGTCTAGTGCAAGCTTCTGGTGGAGGCCACCGAGATGCCGCTGGTTGCATTCTACGAAATGAAGACATTGACCTTTGGAAGAAAAACACGTTGCAATATCTTCGTACATCTGCCAGGAGCAACTGCCTTTGA
- the cysC gene encoding adenylyl-sulfate kinase, with protein MSKEDQGFVVWLTGLPGSGKTTIAQGLLRELKARNLKVELFDGDEVRRNLSKGLGFSKEDRDTHNKRIIYVCRLLTRNGVNAIVSLISPYRSTRAYARENLPKFVEVYLSCSIEECIRRDPKGLYKKALAGEITNMTGIQDPYEEPSNPEVLLDTEHDSSQNNAAKVIGKLVKLGYIKSKS; from the coding sequence ATGAGCAAAGAAGATCAAGGATTTGTGGTTTGGCTAACTGGTTTACCTGGTTCGGGGAAAACAACGATTGCACAAGGACTACTTCGCGAATTGAAGGCTAGGAATCTTAAGGTGGAGCTGTTTGACGGCGATGAAGTGAGAAGAAACCTTAGCAAAGGGCTTGGTTTTAGCAAGGAAGACAGAGACACACACAACAAAAGAATAATTTATGTCTGCAGACTCCTAACACGAAACGGCGTAAACGCCATCGTTTCTCTGATCTCGCCCTACAGAAGCACTAGAGCCTACGCAAGAGAAAACCTACCCAAATTTGTCGAAGTTTACCTAAGCTGCTCCATCGAAGAATGCATTAGACGAGATCCGAAAGGTCTTTACAAGAAAGCCCTTGCTGGAGAGATAACTAACATGACTGGGATTCAAGACCCCTATGAAGAGCCTTCGAACCCTGAAGTGCTGCTGGACACCGAACATGATTCCTCACAAAACAACGCAGCAAAAGTCATTGGAAAGCTTGTGAAACTCGGTTACATTAAATCTAAGTCTTAA
- a CDS encoding alkaline phosphatase family protein, with the protein MKAKRVLVVGLDCAPPELLFDQFADELPNIRRMLDDGVHARMESSHPPITIPAWMVMATSKNAGRLGVYGFRHRKPGTYNDIWLANSQSIKEKTVWDILGEHNKKVAVVGVPPAYPPKPVNGSLISGFMTPSVDKNYTYPRGLKQEIERLVGKYLLDVVFRTGEKDKLLQQLYEMTKQHFTVLRYLLKTKPWHFFMFVEIGVDRVHHAFWKFFDKEHHLYKPNNRYEDVILDYYKLIDSEIGELLKLTDDDTSVIIVSDHGAKRMIGAFCVNQWLIEKEYLKLKKTPPAGTSLTKTEVDWSKTRAWGWGGYHARIFFNIKGREPKGVIESKNYEKFKDQITDDLKTIRGPKGEKWDTKVYTPEEIYPNGIGDYPDLTVYFDDLSWRSAGTLGYDSYYLPENDKGPDDAVHSHYGAFLYYDPKRKMGGIKLKDISLLDFAPTVLKVMGIPVPEDMEGKTIEEVA; encoded by the coding sequence ATGAAAGCTAAACGGGTTTTGGTAGTTGGCTTGGATTGTGCTCCGCCTGAACTGCTGTTCGACCAATTTGCAGATGAACTGCCGAACATAAGAAGAATGCTTGACGATGGGGTGCACGCGAGGATGGAGAGTTCCCACCCACCCATAACAATTCCTGCTTGGATGGTGATGGCTACAAGCAAGAACGCTGGAAGACTTGGAGTTTATGGCTTTCGCCACCGCAAACCTGGAACCTACAATGACATCTGGCTTGCAAACTCTCAATCAATCAAAGAGAAAACCGTTTGGGATATTTTAGGAGAGCATAACAAGAAGGTGGCGGTTGTTGGCGTACCACCAGCTTACCCTCCAAAGCCAGTCAACGGCTCTTTAATATCAGGTTTCATGACCCCTAGCGTTGACAAAAACTACACCTATCCGCGTGGGTTGAAGCAGGAAATAGAGAGGTTGGTTGGGAAGTATCTTCTTGATGTTGTGTTTAGAACAGGCGAGAAAGACAAATTGCTTCAGCAGCTTTACGAAATGACAAAGCAACACTTCACAGTTCTGAGATATCTCTTAAAAACTAAGCCTTGGCATTTCTTCATGTTTGTTGAAATAGGCGTAGATAGAGTGCATCATGCATTCTGGAAATTCTTTGACAAGGAACACCATCTTTACAAGCCTAACAACAGATACGAAGATGTTATTCTGGACTATTACAAGCTCATTGACAGCGAAATCGGCGAACTATTGAAACTTACAGACGACGATACGTCAGTAATTATTGTATCAGACCACGGCGCCAAACGAATGATAGGAGCTTTCTGCGTTAACCAGTGGCTAATTGAAAAAGAATACTTGAAACTCAAAAAAACGCCGCCAGCAGGGACATCACTTACAAAAACAGAAGTTGACTGGTCTAAAACCAGAGCCTGGGGATGGGGCGGCTACCACGCAAGAATATTCTTCAATATTAAAGGAAGAGAACCTAAAGGGGTCATAGAGTCTAAGAATTACGAGAAATTCAAGGATCAAATAACTGACGATTTAAAGACTATTCGAGGACCAAAAGGTGAAAAGTGGGACACAAAGGTGTACACTCCTGAAGAAATCTACCCAAATGGTATAGGAGACTACCCAGACCTTACAGTCTACTTCGACGATTTAAGTTGGCGTTCTGCAGGGACTCTGGGCTATGACTCGTACTATCTACCCGAGAATGACAAAGGACCTGACGACGCTGTGCACTCACATTACGGCGCTTTCCTCTATTATGACCCAAAACGGAAAATGGGTGGCATAAAATTAAAAGACATAAGCCTGTTGGATTTTGCTCCGACCGTGCTAAAGGTCATGGGAATTCCAGTTCCTGAAGACATGGAAGGGAAAACTATTGAAGAGGTGGCATAA